A single region of the Pseudomonas solani genome encodes:
- the lgt gene encoding prolipoprotein diacylglyceryl transferase, which produces MLAYPQIDPVALSLGPLKIHWYGLMYLIGIGGAWWLASRRLKAFDPTWSREKLSDLVFWVALGVIAGGRLGYVLFYDLSAYLANPLLILEVWKGGMSFHGGLIGVMLATLWFGRRNGKSFFQLMDFIAPLVPIGLGAGRIGNFINSELWGKVTDVPWAMIFPNGGPLPRHPSQLYQFALEGVALFAILWFYSRKPRPTMAVSGMFALCYGIFRFIVEFVRVPDAQLGYLAFGWLTMGQVLCVPMILGGLGLIVWAYRRQPVQGVAS; this is translated from the coding sequence ATGCTGGCTTATCCCCAGATCGATCCGGTGGCCCTGAGCCTCGGACCCCTGAAAATCCACTGGTACGGCCTGATGTACCTGATCGGCATCGGCGGTGCCTGGTGGCTGGCCTCGCGCCGCCTCAAGGCCTTCGACCCGACCTGGAGCCGCGAGAAGCTTTCCGATCTGGTGTTCTGGGTCGCCCTGGGCGTGATCGCCGGTGGCCGCCTCGGCTACGTGCTGTTCTATGACCTGTCGGCCTACCTCGCCAACCCGCTGCTGATCCTCGAAGTGTGGAAGGGCGGCATGTCGTTCCACGGCGGCCTGATCGGCGTGATGCTGGCGACCCTGTGGTTCGGCCGGCGCAACGGCAAGAGCTTCTTCCAACTGATGGACTTCATCGCCCCGCTGGTGCCCATCGGCCTGGGCGCCGGGCGCATCGGCAACTTCATCAACTCCGAGCTCTGGGGCAAGGTCACCGACGTGCCCTGGGCGATGATCTTCCCCAATGGCGGCCCGCTGCCGCGTCACCCGTCGCAGCTGTACCAGTTCGCCCTCGAAGGCGTGGCGCTGTTCGCCATCCTCTGGTTCTACTCGCGCAAGCCGCGCCCGACCATGGCCGTGTCCGGCATGTTCGCGCTGTGCTACGGCATCTTCCGCTTCATCGTCGAGTTCGTCCGCGTGCCGGACGCCCAGCTCGGCTACCTCGCCTTCGGCTGGCTGACCATGGGCCAGGTGCTCTGCGTGCCGATGATCCTCGGCGGCCTCGGCCTGATCGTCTGGGCCTACCGTCGCCAGCCCGTCCAAGGAGTCGCCTCGTGA
- a CDS encoding thymidylate synthase, with the protein MKQYLDLMRLVRETGTFKSDRTGTGTYSVFGHQMRFNLADGFPLVTTKKCHLKSIVHELLWFLQGDTNIRYLKENGVSIWDEWADENGDLGPVYGYQWRSWPAPNGESIDQIGKLIEMIRKNPDSRRLIVSAWNPALVDQMALPPCHALFQFYVADGKLSCQLYQRSADIFLGVPFNIASYALLTLMVAQVCGLEPGDFVWTGGDCHLYANHIEQTDLQLTREPLPLPTMKLNPEVKDLLAFKFEDFELVGYLSHPHIKAPVAV; encoded by the coding sequence GTGAAACAGTACCTCGACCTGATGCGCCTGGTGCGCGAGACCGGCACCTTCAAAAGCGACCGCACCGGCACCGGCACCTACAGCGTGTTCGGCCACCAGATGCGCTTCAACCTGGCCGATGGTTTCCCCCTGGTGACCACCAAGAAGTGCCACCTGAAGTCCATCGTTCACGAGCTGCTGTGGTTCCTCCAGGGCGACACCAACATCCGTTACCTGAAGGAAAACGGCGTCTCCATCTGGGACGAATGGGCCGACGAGAACGGCGACCTGGGCCCGGTCTACGGCTACCAGTGGCGCAGCTGGCCGGCGCCCAATGGCGAGTCGATCGACCAGATCGGCAAGCTGATCGAGATGATCCGCAAGAACCCGGACTCGCGCCGCCTGATCGTCTCCGCCTGGAATCCGGCCCTGGTGGATCAGATGGCCCTGCCGCCCTGCCACGCGCTGTTCCAGTTCTACGTGGCCGACGGCAAGCTCAGCTGCCAGCTGTACCAGCGTTCGGCGGACATCTTCCTCGGCGTGCCCTTCAACATCGCCAGCTACGCCCTGCTGACGCTGATGGTGGCGCAGGTCTGCGGCCTGGAGCCCGGCGACTTCGTCTGGACCGGCGGCGACTGCCATCTCTATGCCAACCACATCGAGCAGACCGACCTGCAGCTCACCCGCGAGCCGCTGCCCCTGCCGACCATGAAGCTCAACCCCGAGGTGAAGGACCTGCTGGCCTTCAAGTTCGAGGACTTCGAGCTGGTGGGCTACCTGTCGCACCCGCACATCAAGGCGCCGGTCGCGGTCTGA
- a CDS encoding sulfite exporter TauE/SafE family protein: MEFLLYLVLGACAGVLAGLFGVGGGMIIVPVLVFSFTAQGFDPSILTHLAVGTSLATIIFTSINAVREHHRKGAVRWHIFAWMTLGILLGAALGSLTAKAIQGPMLQKIIGCFAIFVSLQMALDLKPKASRDVPGKPGLTVAGAFIGWASAIFGIGGGSLTVPFLTWRSVPMQQAVATSSACGLPIALASALSFMVLGWNEPHLPQWSFGFVYLPALAGIALTSMFFARFGARLAHRLSPRLLKRLFALLLFSVGLSFLI; this comes from the coding sequence ATGGAATTCCTGCTCTACCTGGTACTCGGCGCCTGCGCCGGCGTGCTCGCCGGTCTGTTCGGTGTGGGTGGCGGCATGATCATCGTGCCGGTGCTGGTTTTCAGTTTCACTGCCCAGGGATTCGACCCCAGCATCCTGACCCACCTCGCCGTCGGTACCTCCCTGGCGACCATCATCTTCACCTCGATCAACGCCGTGCGCGAGCACCATCGCAAGGGTGCGGTGCGTTGGCACATCTTCGCCTGGATGACCCTCGGCATCCTCCTCGGCGCGGCGCTGGGTTCGCTGACCGCCAAGGCGATCCAGGGCCCCATGCTGCAGAAGATCATCGGCTGCTTCGCCATCTTCGTTTCCCTGCAGATGGCCCTGGACCTCAAGCCCAAGGCCAGCCGTGACGTGCCCGGCAAGCCGGGGCTGACCGTCGCCGGCGCCTTCATCGGCTGGGCCTCGGCGATCTTCGGCATCGGCGGTGGTTCGCTGACCGTGCCCTTCCTCACCTGGCGCAGCGTGCCCATGCAGCAGGCGGTGGCCACGTCCTCCGCCTGCGGGCTGCCCATCGCCCTGGCCAGCGCCCTGTCGTTCATGGTGCTGGGCTGGAACGAGCCGCACCTGCCGCAGTGGAGCTTCGGTTTCGTCTATCTGCCCGCGCTGGCCGGCATCGCGCTGACCAGCATGTTCTTCGCCCGCTTCGGCGCCCGCCTGGCCCACCGCCTGTCGCCGCGTCTGCTCAAGCGCCTGTTCGCCCTGCTGCTGTTCTCGGTCGGGCTGAGTTTTCTGATCTAA